A DNA window from Actinokineospora baliensis contains the following coding sequences:
- a CDS encoding anti-sigma-D factor RsdA, giving the protein MPDQSDRDERGADDAASARAEQLNVTPVPFGSGLRLDDELAEFADLAESDDAVDISRVHADDAFLDALGAAVRGERPVDDPFAGSAFDSDLPPDFRDDELAALLSSWRDEVDSAPIGELVDAKLAVATVIAAKARGRRRPRLLVPFAAAAAVLAIAFTGAGLAARDAQPGDTLWSLTKVLYADHARSVEAAASVRQDLDIAQTALAEGKLAEAKSKLEEAKKGLPAVASEDGAAELAATHADLLSQLPGAPANGAQPPPSATPTTLPPATSTLPSSTTVVTVPQTTTSPSSPPVSTTEPTTPPPTTTTTEPTTPQSEVPKINEPDTGAPQSGPAAGDTTS; this is encoded by the coding sequence GTGCCCGACCAGAGCGATCGCGACGAACGCGGTGCGGATGACGCCGCGTCCGCGCGCGCCGAACAGCTGAACGTGACCCCGGTCCCGTTCGGCTCCGGCCTGCGGCTCGACGACGAGCTCGCCGAGTTCGCCGACCTGGCCGAGTCCGACGACGCGGTGGACATCTCCCGGGTGCACGCCGACGACGCGTTCCTCGACGCGCTCGGCGCCGCGGTCCGCGGTGAGCGGCCCGTCGACGACCCCTTCGCCGGGTCCGCCTTCGACTCCGACCTGCCGCCGGACTTCCGCGACGACGAGCTCGCCGCGCTGCTGAGCTCCTGGCGCGACGAGGTCGACTCCGCGCCGATCGGCGAACTGGTCGACGCCAAGCTGGCCGTGGCCACCGTGATCGCCGCCAAGGCCCGCGGCCGCCGCAGACCCAGGCTCCTGGTGCCGTTCGCCGCCGCGGCCGCCGTGCTGGCCATCGCCTTCACCGGCGCCGGTCTCGCCGCCCGCGACGCCCAGCCGGGCGACACCCTGTGGAGCCTGACCAAGGTCCTCTACGCCGACCACGCCCGGTCCGTCGAGGCGGCGGCGTCGGTGCGCCAGGACCTCGACATCGCCCAGACCGCGCTCGCCGAGGGCAAGCTCGCCGAGGCCAAGTCGAAGCTGGAGGAGGCCAAGAAGGGCCTCCCGGCCGTGGCCAGCGAGGACGGCGCCGCCGAACTCGCCGCGACCCACGCCGACCTGCTCTCGCAGCTGCCCGGTGCGCCAGCCAACGGCGCGCAGCCGCCGCCGTCGGCGACGCCGACCACGCTCCCGCCCGCGACCTCGACGCTGCCGAGCAGCACGACCGTGGTCACGGTCCCGCAGACCACCACATCGCCGAGCAGCCCGCCGGTGTCGACCACCGAGCCGACCACCCCGCCGCCGACGACCACGACCACCGAACCGACGACGCCGCAGTCCGAGGTGCCCAAGATCAACGAACCGGACACCGGTGCGCCGCAGTCCGGACCCGCCGCGGGCGACACGACCTCCTGA
- a CDS encoding sigma-70 family RNA polymerase sigma factor, whose protein sequence is MTTLGDGLDASVSAAVEGDPRAVERVLASVRPLVVRYCRARVGRQERSFASADDVAQEVCLAVLTALPGYRDQGRPFLAFVYGIAAHKVADAHRAAARNRTDPVADVPDEPETQAGPEQRAMQGELSRRMSELLSVLPDKQREIVVLRVVVGLSAEETAEAVGSTPGAVRVAQHRALARLRKTLSAEEVA, encoded by the coding sequence ATGACCACATTGGGGGACGGACTGGACGCGTCGGTGAGCGCTGCCGTCGAGGGTGACCCTCGCGCGGTGGAGCGGGTCCTGGCGTCCGTTCGGCCCCTGGTGGTGCGGTACTGCCGCGCCCGTGTCGGCAGGCAGGAACGCTCGTTCGCCTCGGCGGACGACGTGGCGCAGGAGGTGTGTCTCGCGGTGTTGACGGCCCTGCCCGGCTACCGCGACCAAGGCCGCCCGTTCCTGGCCTTCGTCTACGGCATCGCCGCGCACAAGGTCGCCGACGCGCACCGCGCGGCCGCGCGTAACCGAACCGACCCCGTCGCCGACGTACCCGACGAGCCGGAGACGCAGGCCGGTCCGGAGCAGCGGGCGATGCAGGGGGAGCTGTCGCGCCGGATGAGCGAACTGCTGTCCGTCCTGCCGGACAAGCAACGTGAGATCGTCGTGCTCCGGGTCGTCGTCGGCCTCTCGGCCGAGGAGACGGCCGAGGCGGTCGGATCGACGCCCGGCGCGGTTCGGGTGGCCCAGCACCGGGCACTTGCCAGGTTGCGCAAGACTTTGTCGGCGGAGGAGGTGGCCTGA
- a CDS encoding response regulator transcription factor: MTTVLICDDRRSVREGLTRVMSAVPGVSRIDCVAHGDELLARFSRQPVDVVLVGTQRAVPTGVEATRRLVSANPQANVIVFGAPDDAGSIAAAIAGGARGYLRWDASRPELVAALAHTLASTSVPAPRQPSDPGVQLTDRELQVLRGMSQGKSNGQIGRELYLSEDTVKTHARRLFRKLGVRDRAQAVAHGFRRGLVS, from the coding sequence GTGACGACGGTCTTGATCTGCGACGACCGCCGCAGCGTGCGGGAGGGCTTGACCCGTGTCATGTCCGCTGTGCCAGGGGTCAGTCGCATCGACTGCGTAGCGCACGGTGACGAGCTGCTCGCCCGGTTCTCCCGGCAGCCGGTGGATGTCGTCCTCGTGGGCACCCAGCGCGCGGTGCCGACCGGGGTGGAGGCCACGCGGCGGCTCGTCTCGGCGAACCCGCAGGCCAACGTCATCGTGTTCGGCGCGCCGGACGACGCGGGCAGCATCGCCGCCGCCATCGCGGGCGGCGCTCGCGGTTACCTCCGCTGGGACGCCTCGCGCCCCGAGCTGGTCGCCGCGCTCGCGCACACGCTGGCCAGCACCTCGGTGCCCGCACCGAGGCAGCCATCGGACCCTGGGGTCCAGCTCACCGACCGCGAGCTGCAGGTGCTGCGCGGCATGAGCCAGGGCAAGAGCAACGGGCAGATCGGCCGCGAGCTGTACCTGTCCGAAGACACCGTGAAGACGCACGCGCGGCGGCTGTTCCGCAAGCTCGGCGTCCGTGACCGCGCGCAAGCGGTGGCCCATGGGTTCCGGCGCGGCCTGGTCTCCTAA
- a CDS encoding MerR family transcriptional regulator, which produces MADIPSDHADASTERGQLPLRRRPRGGGRVTKTSGPAEPTLPVSAVARRLGIAPSTLRTWDRRYGLGPTGHATGAHRRYGPADVARLELMRRALLEGAAPAQAAEYALRATPGEATGFGKTTPHGGRRLSLRGEAAAARGLGRAAMAMDDRSVQRIITEAIDTGGVVAAWDEVVRPVLSAVAGRWAASGDCVEVEHLVNECVLTAMIRKTPLVPAPRNPRPVMLCCAPQEAHSLPLHVLRAALACREIGTIMLGAAVPDAALTAAVRRTAPAAVVVWAQVPVPATALAKVPRTSQRVHVFAGGPGWAEADLPPRAERLDDLPTAVGRIEALLLSDHELGQGRPGE; this is translated from the coding sequence GTGGCTGACATCCCGTCCGACCACGCGGACGCTTCCACCGAGCGTGGTCAACTTCCGCTCCGCCGCCGTCCGCGCGGCGGCGGACGTGTAACGAAGACGAGCGGACCGGCCGAGCCGACGCTGCCGGTCTCGGCGGTGGCCCGCAGGCTCGGCATCGCCCCGTCGACCCTGCGCACCTGGGACCGGCGCTACGGCCTCGGTCCCACCGGGCACGCCACCGGGGCGCACCGCCGCTACGGCCCCGCCGACGTCGCCAGGCTCGAACTCATGCGCCGCGCCCTGCTCGAAGGTGCCGCACCGGCGCAGGCGGCGGAGTACGCGCTGCGGGCGACTCCGGGCGAGGCCACCGGGTTCGGCAAGACCACCCCGCACGGCGGGCGCCGCCTGTCCCTGCGCGGCGAGGCGGCGGCCGCGCGCGGTCTCGGCCGAGCGGCGATGGCCATGGACGACCGGTCGGTGCAGCGGATCATCACCGAGGCGATCGACACCGGCGGTGTGGTCGCGGCCTGGGACGAGGTGGTGCGCCCGGTCTTGAGCGCCGTCGCCGGGCGGTGGGCGGCTTCCGGGGACTGCGTCGAGGTCGAGCACCTCGTCAACGAGTGCGTGCTGACCGCCATGATCCGGAAGACCCCGTTGGTCCCGGCTCCGCGCAACCCGCGGCCGGTCATGCTGTGCTGCGCGCCGCAGGAGGCGCACTCGCTCCCGCTCCACGTGTTGCGGGCCGCGCTCGCCTGCCGGGAGATCGGCACGATCATGCTCGGCGCGGCTGTGCCCGACGCCGCCCTCACCGCCGCTGTTCGGCGCACGGCACCCGCCGCGGTCGTCGTGTGGGCACAGGTGCCCGTGCCCGCCACCGCGTTGGCCAAGGTCCCGCGCACCAGCCAACGGGTGCACGTGTTCGCCGGTGGCCCCGGTTGGGCAGAAGCGGACCTCCCGCCCCGTGCGGAGCGGCTCGACGACCTGCCCACCGCGGTGGGCCGGATCGAGGCGCTCCTGCTCTCTGACCACGAGTTGGGGCAAGGTCGACCGGGTGAGTGA
- a CDS encoding WhiB family transcriptional regulator, with protein MADTRRLPGPNADVWDWQLDGSCRGMDSAFFFHPDGERGPARARREAKAKAICQACPVLSLCRSHALAVHEPYGIWGGLSESEREAIIKTEKRTLAVAK; from the coding sequence ATGGCGGACACGCGCAGGCTCCCCGGTCCGAACGCCGACGTGTGGGACTGGCAGCTCGACGGCTCCTGCCGGGGAATGGACAGCGCGTTCTTCTTCCACCCCGACGGCGAGCGCGGGCCCGCGCGGGCGCGGCGGGAGGCCAAGGCCAAGGCGATCTGCCAGGCGTGCCCGGTGCTGTCGCTGTGCCGCAGCCACGCGCTGGCGGTGCACGAGCCGTACGGGATCTGGGGCGGGCTCTCGGAGTCCGAGCGCGAGGCGATCATCAAGACCGAGAAGCGCACGCTGGCCGTCGCCAAGTAG
- the groL gene encoding chaperonin GroEL (60 kDa chaperone family; promotes refolding of misfolded polypeptides especially under stressful conditions; forms two stacked rings of heptamers to form a barrel-shaped 14mer; ends can be capped by GroES; misfolded proteins enter the barrel where they are refolded when GroES binds): MPKQISFDEDARRALERGVNKLADAVKVTLGPRGRHVVLAKKFGGPTVTNDGVTIAREIDLEDPFENLGAQLAKNVATKTNDVAGDGTTTATVLAQALVRVGLRNVAAGANPTSVGKGIQAAADAVVDSLKAKATPVKGRDNIAQVGTVASRDASIGALLGEAIERVGEDGVITVEESSTLATELVITEGVQFDKGYVSAHFATDLEAQEAVLEDAYVLLHREKISALADLLPVLEKVAQSGKAVLIVAEDVDGEALSTLVVNALRKTIKAVAVKAPFFGDRRKAFLDDLAVVTGGEVISAEIGVKLSEATLEQLGTARRIVVTKDETTLVDGGGEKSAIAGRAEQLRKEIEATDSDWDREKLQERLAKLSGGVAVIKVGAATETELSERKHRIEDAVAATKAAVEEGIVPGGGSALVQVAKELEGNLGLTGDEATGVAILREALSAPLHWIAANGGQEGAVVVNKVRELSWGQGFNAAKLVYGDLLADGVVDPVKVTRSAVANAASIARMVLTTESAVVEKKDDEPAGGGHGHGHGHGH; encoded by the coding sequence ATGCCCAAGCAGATCAGCTTCGACGAGGACGCTCGTCGGGCGCTCGAGCGCGGCGTGAACAAGCTCGCGGACGCGGTCAAGGTCACCCTTGGCCCGCGCGGGCGGCACGTGGTGCTCGCCAAGAAGTTCGGTGGACCCACCGTCACCAACGACGGTGTGACCATCGCCCGCGAGATCGACCTCGAGGACCCGTTCGAGAACCTCGGCGCCCAGCTCGCCAAGAACGTCGCCACCAAGACCAACGACGTCGCGGGCGACGGCACCACCACCGCAACCGTGCTCGCCCAGGCGCTCGTGCGCGTCGGCCTGCGCAACGTCGCCGCCGGCGCCAACCCGACCTCGGTCGGCAAGGGCATCCAGGCCGCCGCCGACGCCGTGGTCGACTCGCTCAAGGCCAAGGCCACCCCGGTCAAGGGCCGCGACAACATCGCCCAGGTCGGCACCGTCGCCTCCCGCGACGCCTCGATCGGCGCGCTGCTCGGCGAGGCCATCGAGCGGGTCGGCGAGGACGGCGTGATCACCGTGGAGGAGTCCTCCACGCTGGCCACCGAGCTCGTCATCACCGAAGGCGTGCAGTTCGACAAGGGCTACGTCTCGGCCCACTTCGCCACCGACCTGGAGGCGCAGGAGGCCGTGCTGGAGGACGCCTACGTCCTGCTGCACCGCGAGAAGATCTCCGCGCTTGCCGACCTGCTGCCGGTGCTGGAGAAGGTCGCGCAGAGCGGCAAGGCCGTGCTGATCGTGGCCGAGGACGTCGACGGCGAGGCGCTGTCCACCCTGGTGGTCAACGCCCTGCGCAAGACGATCAAGGCCGTCGCGGTCAAGGCGCCGTTCTTCGGCGACCGCCGCAAGGCGTTCCTCGACGACCTCGCGGTCGTCACCGGCGGCGAGGTCATCTCCGCCGAGATCGGCGTCAAGCTCTCCGAGGCGACCCTGGAGCAGCTGGGCACCGCCCGCCGCATCGTGGTCACCAAGGACGAGACCACCCTGGTCGACGGCGGCGGCGAGAAGTCCGCCATCGCCGGGCGCGCCGAGCAGCTGCGCAAGGAGATCGAGGCCACCGACTCCGACTGGGACCGGGAGAAGCTGCAGGAGCGGCTGGCCAAGCTCTCCGGCGGTGTCGCGGTGATCAAGGTCGGCGCGGCCACCGAGACCGAGCTCTCCGAGCGCAAGCACCGCATCGAGGACGCGGTCGCCGCGACCAAGGCCGCGGTCGAGGAGGGCATCGTCCCCGGCGGCGGTTCCGCGCTGGTGCAGGTCGCCAAGGAGCTCGAGGGCAACCTCGGCCTCACCGGCGACGAGGCGACCGGTGTCGCGATCCTGCGCGAGGCGCTCAGCGCGCCGCTGCACTGGATCGCCGCCAACGGCGGCCAGGAGGGCGCCGTCGTGGTGAACAAGGTCCGCGAGCTGTCCTGGGGCCAGGGCTTCAACGCCGCCAAGCTGGTCTACGGCGACCTGCTCGCCGACGGCGTCGTCGACCCGGTCAAGGTCACCCGGTCCGCGGTGGCCAACGCCGCCTCCATCGCCCGCATGGTGCTCACCACCGAGAGCGCGGTCGTGGAGAAGAAGGACGACGAGCCCGCCGGTGGCGGTCACGGTCACGGCCACGGTCACGGCCACTGA
- the groES gene encoding co-chaperone GroES, with product MSVNIKPLEDKIVVQASEAEATTASGLVIPDTAKEKPQEGKVLAVGPGRIDDKGNRVPVDVAVGDVVIYSKYGGTEVKYNGEEYLILSARDVLAVIN from the coding sequence GTGAGCGTGAACATCAAGCCGCTCGAGGACAAGATCGTCGTCCAGGCGAGCGAGGCCGAGGCGACGACCGCCTCCGGCCTGGTCATCCCGGACACCGCCAAGGAGAAGCCCCAGGAGGGCAAGGTCCTGGCCGTGGGTCCGGGCCGGATCGATGACAAGGGCAACCGCGTCCCGGTGGACGTGGCCGTCGGCGATGTCGTCATCTACTCCAAGTACGGCGGCACCGAGGTCAAGTACAACGGCGAGGAGTACCTGATCCTCTCCGCCCGCGACGTGCTGGCTGTCATCAACTGA